A DNA window from Candidatus Protochlamydia naegleriophila contains the following coding sequences:
- a CDS encoding acyltransferase family protein: MAPANPQERFHFLDALRGIAALAIVILHNYQMLNAKTGFTYPDWLHKLIFSGHSGVTIFFIISGFVIAYSVRKSFISFHYCKLFFIKRSIRLDPPYWITLFVMISSSLLFAKLVAKQDESVFQNAEIISNIFYLQGFFDHSSINPVSWTLCMELQLYLFFVLMLATIFRISLIASYQQQIQLIASRAFPLFFAFLLFLSLEQNLNLIFPYSAIYPYNPFALHYWYLFFLGVATCWEKIGWIQRTWLYSYYAIVFVYILASLQKEMAAGLSIAAMIHLLGRHDYLTTWRGHPVFQYLGKISYSLYLIHWLASSNFINFVSKRAGDIYPAKATLILAGGILVAIGAAHVFYEWIEHPCLKWSQRLSIPQERLHQTAIQSRYAK, encoded by the coding sequence ATGGCGCCTGCCAATCCCCAAGAACGATTTCATTTTTTAGATGCGCTTAGAGGAATTGCAGCCTTAGCAATTGTTATTCTGCATAACTATCAGATGCTTAATGCCAAAACTGGCTTTACTTACCCCGATTGGCTTCACAAACTCATTTTTTCAGGACATTCTGGAGTCACAATTTTTTTTATCATTAGCGGCTTTGTCATTGCCTATAGCGTGCGAAAATCTTTTATTTCCTTTCACTACTGCAAACTGTTTTTTATTAAGCGATCTATCCGCTTGGATCCACCCTATTGGATCACTTTATTTGTAATGATTAGCAGCAGCTTGCTGTTTGCAAAATTGGTTGCCAAACAAGATGAATCTGTTTTTCAAAACGCTGAAATCATTAGCAATATTTTTTATTTACAAGGTTTTTTTGACCATTCATCGATCAATCCCGTTTCATGGACCCTTTGTATGGAGCTACAGCTCTATTTGTTCTTTGTTCTTATGCTAGCCACCATTTTTCGCATAAGTCTTATTGCCAGCTACCAACAACAAATTCAGCTCATTGCATCGCGAGCATTTCCTCTCTTTTTTGCTTTTCTCTTGTTCCTCTCGCTAGAGCAGAATTTAAATCTTATATTCCCCTATTCTGCGATTTATCCTTACAATCCATTCGCCCTTCACTATTGGTATCTATTTTTTCTGGGGGTTGCCACGTGCTGGGAAAAAATTGGGTGGATTCAAAGGACATGGCTCTATAGCTACTATGCCATAGTATTCGTCTATATATTGGCAAGCTTGCAAAAAGAAATGGCTGCTGGCTTATCGATTGCAGCAATGATTCACTTACTGGGTAGGCATGACTACTTAACAACCTGGAGAGGCCATCCCGTCTTCCAATACTTAGGCAAAATTTCTTATAGTCTTTACCTCATTCACTGGCTGGCCAGTTCAAATTTTATTAATTTTGTCTCGAAGCGTGCGGGTGATATTTATCCTGCTAAAGCAACGCTGATTTTAGCCGGAGGAATTTTAGTCGCAATAGGAGCCGCCCATGTTTTTTATGAATGGATTGAACACCCATGTTTGAAGTGGAGTCAGCGGTTGTCTATCCCGCAGGAGCGATTACATCAAACAGCTATACAATCACGCTACGCTAAATGA
- a CDS encoding alpha/beta fold hydrolase, translating to MHKNAVWTKLGSRLRFVKSEKGVPFNWLFLPGGPGLGSESLHELIDCLNLPGSLWCLDLPGDGSNTAANNTEAFKHWSSALLEAVNVFEHVILVGHSTGGMYALATPLLEDALTGLVLIDSAPDTSWQIALGEMMKASPMPALEHLHQLYMQNSTPAILKEMTLTSASYFFTEQGLQKGLSMLQNLPYNVETCNWSDKNFDSTYQALWIPKTIPTLIMAGSQDRMTSLSLFKQNEAFSRPNITMREISQANHFPWIENPEEVAAVFSEYCQNIR from the coding sequence ATGCATAAAAACGCTGTTTGGACTAAGCTCGGCTCCCGCCTCCGATTCGTCAAATCTGAAAAAGGAGTCCCATTCAATTGGCTCTTTCTTCCCGGCGGGCCCGGGCTTGGCTCCGAGTCGCTGCATGAATTAATCGATTGCTTGAACCTTCCTGGATCTCTCTGGTGCCTGGATCTGCCAGGCGATGGATCTAACACGGCAGCTAATAATACCGAGGCCTTTAAGCATTGGTCCAGTGCGCTTTTAGAAGCTGTAAATGTGTTTGAACATGTCATTTTAGTGGGACATTCGACAGGCGGCATGTATGCGTTAGCAACGCCTTTGCTCGAAGACGCTTTAACAGGCCTTGTCTTAATAGACTCTGCTCCCGACACCTCCTGGCAAATAGCTCTGGGAGAAATGATGAAGGCGTCCCCAATGCCAGCATTAGAGCATTTGCATCAACTCTATATGCAAAACTCAACTCCTGCCATTTTAAAAGAAATGACTCTCACTTCAGCCTCCTACTTTTTCACAGAACAGGGCCTACAAAAAGGGCTCTCAATGCTGCAGAATCTTCCCTACAATGTCGAAACGTGCAATTGGTCAGATAAAAACTTTGACTCCACTTATCAGGCACTGTGGATTCCTAAGACCATACCAACCCTGATCATGGCAGGCTCTCAAGACCGTATGACGTCTTTAAGCCTTTTTAAGCAGAATGAAGCCTTCAGTAGACCCAATATCACCATGCGTGAAATTAGTCAGGCAAACCATTTTCCATGGATTGAAAATCCAGAAGAGGTCGCTGCTGTTTTTAGCGAATATTGTCAAAATATTCGCTAA
- a CDS encoding SDR family NAD(P)-dependent oxidoreductase, with product MGQATSNQCLTGKVAIVTGAARGIGRSAAIALAHAGAAIVGLDCCSNLFPNSGVKPSAPEDLNETGRLVQATGQPWLGQIVDQREFASLQSSAQQAAQRFGGIDILFANPGVQGFKPLLEMEDSDWQIHMDVNLTGTAKAIRAFAPYLVKQGGGRIIVTSSTQGKHGTKNGAAYSASKWGIIGLMKSAALELGVYGITVNALIPGLIDTELTRHEERYAQVLQAASKQPTGSDEETARQILASQSPLNLPWIDPDDVAPLVVFLASDAAHLISGATFDVTAGDSAHFR from the coding sequence ATGGGACAAGCAACATCTAATCAATGCCTTACGGGTAAAGTTGCAATTGTAACAGGAGCGGCAAGAGGAATTGGACGCTCTGCGGCCATAGCCTTAGCCCATGCGGGAGCTGCAATTGTTGGGCTGGATTGCTGCTCAAACCTCTTTCCCAATTCAGGCGTCAAGCCATCCGCTCCCGAAGATTTAAACGAAACGGGCCGGCTCGTCCAAGCAACCGGTCAGCCCTGGCTTGGTCAAATCGTTGATCAACGCGAATTTGCCTCTCTCCAATCGAGTGCCCAACAAGCAGCACAACGATTTGGAGGAATCGACATCCTATTTGCCAATCCAGGAGTACAAGGCTTTAAGCCCCTCCTCGAAATGGAAGATAGCGATTGGCAAATACACATGGATGTAAATCTGACGGGCACCGCCAAAGCCATCCGAGCCTTCGCCCCCTATCTCGTCAAGCAAGGCGGCGGCCGCATCATCGTCACCTCCTCGACACAAGGCAAGCACGGAACAAAAAATGGCGCTGCTTATTCTGCTTCTAAATGGGGAATCATTGGATTGATGAAGTCGGCGGCCCTTGAACTTGGCGTGTACGGAATCACGGTTAATGCGCTCATTCCAGGCCTCATCGATACAGAGCTGACACGCCATGAAGAACGGTACGCCCAGGTTCTCCAAGCCGCAAGCAAACAACCCACCGGATCCGATGAGGAAACAGCTCGTCAAATCCTCGCCAGTCAATCGCCTTTAAACTTGCCTTGGATCGATCCCGACGATGTGGCTCCGCTTGTCGTCTTTTTAGCCTCCGATGCCGCCCACCTAATATCGGGAGCAACCTTTGACGTCACAGCCGGCGACAGTGCCCATTTCCGATGA
- a CDS encoding zinc-dependent alcohol dehydrogenase family protein, with protein MSQIVRFNRTGGPEVLQIENIEVPPPGAGEVRIRVKALGLNRAESMFRSGTYLAQPQLPSRLGYEASGTIEALGTGVTGLSIGDAVSVVPTIDQGKYGVYGEIATVPFKYVVKHPDSLSFIDAAAVWMQYMTAYGALIDIAKVEKGDYVVITAASSSVGLAAIQLCNLIGAIPIATTRTSIKRKSLEKAGAAHVIATQEEDLAARLKEITHGKGARIAFDPVGGKTVLALADGMAQGGILFQYGALSSDPTPFPLMAALTKSLSMRGYVLFEVVEDPKRFDKAKRFILEALTSGKLKPVIDKTFVLKDIVEAHRYLESNQQFGKIVVTV; from the coding sequence ATGTCACAAATTGTTCGTTTTAACCGCACAGGCGGACCGGAAGTTCTCCAGATTGAAAATATTGAGGTTCCTCCTCCCGGAGCTGGTGAAGTAAGAATTAGAGTCAAGGCGCTTGGACTCAATCGAGCAGAATCGATGTTCCGATCTGGAACGTATTTAGCCCAACCCCAATTACCTTCGCGATTGGGCTATGAGGCATCTGGTACCATTGAAGCATTAGGCACTGGAGTTACTGGCCTGTCTATTGGCGATGCAGTTAGCGTTGTTCCAACCATTGACCAAGGGAAGTATGGTGTGTATGGAGAAATTGCTACTGTGCCATTTAAATACGTGGTTAAACATCCAGACTCCCTTTCTTTCATTGATGCGGCAGCTGTTTGGATGCAATATATGACCGCCTACGGAGCGCTGATCGACATTGCGAAGGTGGAAAAAGGAGATTACGTGGTCATCACAGCTGCCTCCAGCAGTGTTGGCCTTGCTGCAATTCAATTGTGCAATCTAATCGGCGCGATTCCCATTGCTACAACGCGTACAAGCATTAAACGCAAGTCTCTTGAAAAAGCCGGTGCAGCGCATGTCATTGCTACGCAGGAAGAAGATTTGGCTGCGCGTTTAAAAGAAATAACTCATGGCAAAGGTGCTAGAATTGCCTTTGATCCAGTAGGGGGGAAAACGGTATTAGCTTTAGCCGATGGCATGGCACAGGGAGGCATTCTTTTCCAATATGGAGCGCTAAGTTCTGACCCCACTCCCTTTCCCTTGATGGCAGCATTGACTAAATCGCTTTCCATGCGAGGTTATGTGCTTTTTGAGGTTGTTGAAGATCCAAAAAGGTTCGATAAAGCAAAGCGATTTATCCTGGAGGCTTTGACCTCCGGTAAATTAAAGCCTGTCATAGACAAAACATTCGTGCTTAAAGACATTGTTGAAGCCCATCGCTATTTAGAATCAAATCAGCAATTTGGAAAAATTGTGGTAACAGTTTAA
- a CDS encoding MIP/aquaporin family protein — MRYLYEFIGTFFLVFTVGMVVLEPNSAGLWAPLAIGSVLAVMVFAGGHLSGGHYNPAVSLAVYLRKKLSLNDLWMYWVAQLAAAIVGAFLVLYLKDGLSAKPLELHTVRAFIVEFLFTFALCFVVLNVATARDTAGNSYFGWAIGFTVLAGAYAIGTISSGAFNPAVALGVTILNLSHWSNLWIYIAANLLGGAAAAFVFNAAHSDEVYEKERINRLHEK; from the coding sequence ATGAGATATCTGTACGAATTTATAGGGACATTCTTTTTAGTTTTTACTGTCGGAATGGTCGTGCTTGAGCCCAATAGCGCCGGTTTATGGGCTCCATTGGCGATCGGATCTGTTCTAGCTGTCATGGTCTTTGCAGGAGGCCATCTTTCAGGCGGACACTATAATCCTGCCGTCTCTTTAGCTGTTTATTTACGCAAAAAGCTTTCACTTAATGATTTATGGATGTATTGGGTCGCTCAATTAGCCGCTGCCATTGTAGGGGCTTTCCTCGTGCTTTACTTAAAAGATGGCCTTTCTGCCAAGCCACTCGAATTGCACACTGTCAGGGCATTCATCGTAGAATTTCTATTTACCTTTGCTTTGTGCTTTGTTGTTCTTAACGTAGCAACAGCAAGAGATACGGCTGGAAATTCCTATTTTGGCTGGGCAATCGGCTTTACCGTTTTAGCCGGTGCCTATGCGATCGGAACAATTTCTAGCGGCGCGTTTAATCCGGCTGTGGCCTTAGGGGTGACCATTTTAAACTTAAGCCATTGGTCAAACCTTTGGATTTACATCGCTGCTAATTTATTGGGCGGCGCAGCCGCAGCTTTCGTTTTCAACGCAGCTCATTCGGACGAGGTGTATGAGAAAGAGCGCATCAACCGTTTGCATGAGAAGTAA
- a CDS encoding pyridoxine/pyridoxamine 5'-phosphate oxidase → MIHIDTCHPLEKMKAWIESEKAMGSDNPNRVVLATSSQDIPRSRIVAIREITGEGIVFFTQRETRKARDLSINPRVSMTLWLAQQQRQVVLEGYVKALTDEENLFYWRTIPREQQLRFTAYAPISSHAIPSPTTLSEKYRDLKSAFENRDIPMSDHYCGFHAIAISMCFYTLGSEEFSEVLHFEYCHGKWKQQLLSP, encoded by the coding sequence ATGATACATATTGATACGTGCCATCCCTTGGAAAAAATGAAAGCTTGGATTGAATCAGAAAAGGCGATGGGATCTGATAACCCAAACCGCGTCGTGCTAGCCACATCCTCGCAAGACATCCCGCGCAGCCGCATTGTGGCTATCAGAGAAATTACTGGCGAAGGAATTGTTTTTTTTACACAGCGTGAAACTCGAAAGGCAAGAGACCTCTCTATCAATCCACGAGTATCCATGACACTGTGGCTTGCCCAACAACAGCGGCAAGTTGTGCTTGAGGGGTATGTAAAAGCTTTAACTGATGAAGAAAATTTGTTTTATTGGAGAACCATTCCCCGCGAGCAGCAACTGCGTTTTACTGCTTATGCCCCCATTTCAAGCCATGCCATCCCCTCGCCTACCACCTTATCTGAAAAATATCGGGATTTAAAAAGCGCATTCGAGAATAGAGACATTCCCATGAGTGATCATTATTGCGGATTCCACGCTATTGCCATATCGATGTGCTTCTATACGCTTGGCTCTGAAGAATTTTCAGAGGTCCTTCACTTTGAATATTGTCACGGCAAGTGGAAACAACAACTTTTATCCCCTTAA
- a CDS encoding histidine phosphatase family protein, protein MTSILRKPFHFARHGTTDWNVLQLCQGHTDIPLNEAGRKEAAALAQKAASFNFSHLYTSPLRRALETASIVQQTLSNSQLILVDELKERHWGQLEGISSLEMYRIEEIEESNPSFNPGRGVETRDCFKVRIAKGLNRCLANDEKPLIIAHGRLFLVLCELLQIPLVRQIPNASLIHCIPAHGTWTVNLIGSNR, encoded by the coding sequence ATGACATCTATTTTAAGAAAACCTTTCCACTTTGCGAGACACGGTACAACCGATTGGAATGTTTTGCAGCTATGCCAAGGGCACACAGACATTCCTTTAAATGAAGCGGGAAGAAAAGAAGCAGCGGCACTTGCGCAAAAAGCAGCCTCTTTCAACTTTAGCCATCTTTATACAAGTCCTTTAAGAAGGGCCCTTGAAACCGCCTCGATTGTTCAGCAAACATTATCCAATAGTCAATTGATACTCGTCGATGAATTAAAGGAACGGCATTGGGGCCAATTAGAAGGCATTTCTAGCCTTGAAATGTATCGAATAGAGGAAATAGAAGAGAGCAATCCCTCTTTTAACCCAGGTCGCGGAGTAGAAACACGAGACTGTTTTAAAGTGCGAATTGCAAAAGGGCTCAATCGATGCCTCGCAAATGATGAGAAGCCTCTCATCATTGCTCATGGCAGGCTTTTTTTAGTGCTGTGTGAGCTGCTTCAAATTCCGCTCGTCAGACAAATTCCCAATGCCTCATTAATCCACTGCATTCCAGCTCACGGCACCTGGACTGTTAACTTAATTGGATCTAATCGCTGA
- a CDS encoding arsenate reductase family protein: MIIYVYSKCSTCQKALSFLTQKKIAFTRREITETPPSLQELQTMLDYKEGDIKKLFNSSGQLYREWQLSEKLKSLSSDEALTLLSQHGMLVKRPFLLGEGIGLTGFNEKEWESLVDL, from the coding sequence ATGATTATTTATGTCTACAGCAAGTGTTCGACCTGTCAGAAAGCGTTGAGCTTTTTGACGCAGAAGAAAATCGCCTTTACACGCAGAGAAATTACCGAGACCCCACCTTCCCTGCAAGAGCTTCAAACGATGCTCGATTATAAAGAGGGCGACATAAAAAAACTCTTTAATTCTTCGGGACAGCTGTACCGAGAGTGGCAATTATCAGAAAAGTTGAAGAGTTTATCTTCCGATGAGGCTCTTACGCTTTTGAGTCAGCATGGTATGTTAGTGAAACGCCCTTTTTTGCTTGGAGAGGGCATCGGATTGACGGGGTTTAATGAAAAAGAGTGGGAAAGCTTGGTTGATTTATAG
- a CDS encoding non-canonical purine NTP pyrophosphatase encodes MTVWKLNTSNCNKHEEFKRLFASYGQELEATHIDLPEIASDHASVVAHKASQLGEGILVEDTSLEIEGAAVGIQVRWLLDHLPNYIGSKAHWIVLLAYHQNHQVFIYRGAVSGTIVEAEGVSGFGFDPVFLPNGASLTLAQSKPDSHNARAKAVKALIEKEVWAVYSTIERWEGPWQNSISDE; translated from the coding sequence ATGACTGTCTGGAAATTAAATACGAGTAACTGCAACAAGCATGAAGAATTCAAACGCCTCTTTGCGAGCTATGGCCAAGAGTTAGAAGCCACGCATATCGATCTGCCTGAAATTGCCTCCGATCACGCAAGCGTTGTCGCACACAAAGCCAGTCAACTCGGAGAAGGTATTTTAGTCGAAGATACATCGCTCGAAATCGAGGGCGCTGCAGTTGGCATTCAGGTGAGATGGTTATTAGACCATCTTCCCAATTATATTGGATCAAAAGCCCACTGGATCGTCTTATTGGCCTATCACCAAAACCACCAAGTATTTATCTACCGAGGAGCCGTTTCAGGAACAATTGTTGAAGCTGAAGGAGTTAGTGGCTTTGGGTTCGACCCCGTTTTTTTACCCAATGGGGCTTCGCTCACTCTTGCCCAGTCAAAACCCGACTCCCATAACGCGAGGGCCAAGGCAGTTAAGGCCTTGATTGAGAAAGAGGTGTGGGCTGTTTACTCAACGATTGAACGGTGGGAAGGCCCTTGGCAGAATTCCATTTCCGATGAATGA
- a CDS encoding Npt1/Npt2 family nucleotide transporter, with protein MKNQQNYSISLNLIKKRLLILVQFFLIIFVYHTLKDLKDTIVITASDAGAEIIPFIKIWAMLPLAILASYFFSRLYNRFGREKTLYIFVVLLLSTYALFAFVLYPLRSELYLSRLTDYLQVILPVGAKGFIAMIGFWHYTLFYLAAELWSLLILSVLFWSYVNETTSLSEAKQFYPLCMFTGNFAGIISGQTSHYLCHHLADVMSWQSTLQCMVMMVAVCGFSIMFINRLLSRSNPSLSSQGTSKKGRPSLSFKDNLLCIAKSPPLLCIAILVVGFGLTTNLIEVVWKENIKHLHPTPQAYNAYINQLTSMIGMLAVCMALLSRWVFQKLSWTQVALITPISLFVTSLLFFSTLLMPQEYLANLSTYLGVSPLYLIVSFGSMYYVLGMTAKYTIFDTSKEMAFLSIEPEDRTRAKSVIDSIGSRLGKSGASCFYQFMLLSFGAASGHVSLIGIISVSMIGISIFATKKLGGYLSGEQEEYRLAEAAN; from the coding sequence ATGAAAAATCAGCAAAATTACTCCATATCCCTCAATCTAATAAAAAAGCGCCTCTTAATTTTGGTGCAATTTTTTTTAATCATTTTTGTCTATCATACGTTGAAAGACTTAAAAGACACCATAGTGATTACAGCCAGCGATGCTGGAGCAGAAATCATCCCTTTCATCAAAATTTGGGCCATGCTTCCGCTTGCCATCCTAGCCAGCTACTTCTTTTCCAGGCTTTACAATCGATTCGGAAGGGAAAAAACGCTCTACATTTTTGTAGTGTTACTCTTAAGCACATACGCACTTTTTGCTTTTGTCTTATATCCTTTGCGCAGTGAACTTTACTTGAGCCGTTTAACAGACTATTTACAAGTCATTTTGCCAGTAGGGGCTAAAGGGTTTATTGCCATGATTGGCTTCTGGCACTATACGCTCTTTTATTTAGCTGCTGAATTATGGTCGCTTCTTATTTTATCCGTTCTTTTTTGGAGTTACGTGAATGAGACGACATCGTTGAGCGAAGCTAAACAGTTTTATCCCTTATGCATGTTCACGGGTAATTTTGCCGGAATTATATCTGGGCAAACGTCCCACTATCTTTGCCATCATTTGGCAGATGTCATGTCGTGGCAAAGCACCTTGCAATGCATGGTCATGATGGTTGCTGTTTGCGGCTTTTCTATCATGTTCATTAATCGGCTCTTATCCAGATCTAATCCATCGCTATCCTCTCAAGGAACATCAAAGAAGGGACGCCCCTCTCTATCTTTCAAAGATAATTTGCTGTGCATTGCAAAAAGCCCCCCTCTCCTCTGCATCGCCATTTTAGTGGTTGGATTTGGACTGACGACTAACCTCATCGAGGTTGTCTGGAAAGAAAATATTAAGCACTTGCATCCTACCCCTCAGGCCTATAATGCTTATATTAATCAACTCACCTCCATGATTGGGATGCTGGCTGTTTGCATGGCTCTCTTATCGCGCTGGGTTTTCCAGAAATTGAGTTGGACGCAGGTTGCTTTAATTACCCCCATTTCGCTTTTTGTAACGAGCCTGCTGTTTTTTTCAACCCTTTTGATGCCTCAAGAATATCTTGCCAATCTGTCTACCTACTTGGGGGTTAGTCCTTTGTACCTGATAGTATCATTCGGATCCATGTACTACGTATTGGGAATGACGGCTAAGTATACCATTTTTGACACGAGTAAAGAAATGGCCTTTCTCTCGATCGAGCCGGAAGACCGGACAAGAGCCAAGTCGGTCATCGATAGTATTGGGTCCCGTTTGGGTAAATCAGGAGCCTCCTGCTTCTATCAATTCATGCTTCTATCGTTCGGTGCGGCTTCGGGGCATGTTTCTTTAATTGGAATTATATCGGTCAGCATGATCGGTATTTCTATTTTTGCCACCAAAAAATTGGGCGGGTATCTATCCGGGGAACAAGAAGAGTATCGGCTAGCAGAGGCCGCCAATTGA
- a CDS encoding MarR family winged helix-turn-helix transcriptional regulator has product MTQFDFDRSSAFPAPEDSPGFLLWHVSTLWRRAIEGVLKPLGLTHPQFVILATVGWLTRSDQSATQAAIGRQASLDPNTTSQILRGLQAKDLIERSRTIDERSKCSSLTPKGSQKLAEALPAVEKADAHFFAALNLSEINAIEALQRLANLKSDSAKNH; this is encoded by the coding sequence ATGACACAATTTGATTTTGATCGCTCGAGCGCCTTTCCGGCTCCAGAAGACAGCCCGGGTTTTTTACTGTGGCATGTAAGCACGCTCTGGCGAAGGGCGATTGAAGGGGTTTTGAAACCGCTCGGGCTTACCCATCCACAATTTGTCATTTTAGCAACCGTTGGTTGGCTGACAAGAAGCGACCAATCAGCCACTCAAGCCGCAATCGGTCGTCAAGCTAGCTTAGATCCCAACACCACTTCTCAAATTTTGCGAGGCCTTCAAGCCAAAGATCTCATTGAAAGATCTCGAACGATAGACGAAAGAAGTAAGTGCTCTTCTTTAACGCCTAAAGGCTCTCAAAAGTTAGCAGAGGCCTTGCCTGCCGTTGAAAAAGCCGATGCTCATTTTTTTGCTGCGCTTAATCTAAGCGAGATCAATGCTATCGAGGCTCTGCAAAGATTGGCGAACCTCAAGAGTGACTCTGCAAAAAACCACTGA
- a CDS encoding EVE domain-containing protein, with protein MTNYWMAVASSEHVKRGIEGGFCQVCHGKSAPLKLMRPDDWIAYYSPTEEFGGSKPCRKITAIGRINANEPYSFQMSETFIPWRRDVTFYAANEVAFEPLIEELSFIQDKRRWGFPFRRGCFKIPASDFKFIAAQMGIILA; from the coding sequence ATGACTAATTATTGGATGGCCGTCGCGAGCAGCGAACACGTTAAGCGAGGAATTGAGGGAGGATTTTGCCAAGTATGTCATGGCAAATCAGCGCCTTTAAAGCTTATGCGTCCTGATGACTGGATTGCCTACTACTCCCCTACAGAAGAATTTGGTGGTTCTAAGCCTTGCCGGAAAATCACGGCCATCGGTAGAATCAATGCCAATGAGCCCTATTCTTTTCAGATGAGTGAAACATTCATTCCATGGCGGCGCGATGTAACTTTTTATGCCGCCAATGAAGTGGCCTTTGAGCCATTAATCGAGGAGCTCTCTTTTATCCAGGACAAGCGTCGATGGGGCTTTCCTTTTCGGCGCGGCTGCTTCAAAATTCCAGCAAGCGATTTTAAATTCATTGCTGCCCAAATGGGAATCATCCTCGCATGA
- a CDS encoding VOC family protein — protein MFNSSMSHLILFVNNPEESAAFYAGLFGYQPVERSPTFVLFALPNGVMLGLWSKHTARPSVQVLGGGTEMCFAEESDDRVDALFHQWQDLGIPMTLAPVAMDGMSRTFVALDPDGHRIRIFCMEKEA, from the coding sequence ATGTTCAATTCTTCGATGAGTCATCTTATTTTGTTTGTGAACAATCCGGAAGAAAGCGCAGCTTTTTATGCCGGTCTTTTCGGTTATCAGCCGGTGGAACGCTCTCCCACTTTTGTTCTTTTTGCGCTTCCAAATGGCGTCATGCTAGGTCTTTGGTCCAAGCACACTGCCAGACCGAGCGTACAAGTCTTAGGTGGCGGCACTGAAATGTGCTTTGCAGAAGAATCGGATGATCGCGTTGATGCACTCTTCCATCAGTGGCAGGATCTTGGCATTCCCATGACTCTTGCTCCTGTCGCCATGGATGGCATGAGTCGCACTTTTGTCGCATTAGATCCCGATGGCCATCGCATTCGCATTTTTTGCATGGAGAAGGAAGCATGA
- a CDS encoding DNA-3-methyladenine glycosylase I, with protein sequence MSTRCRWVQLNNPLYVAYHDLEWGVPVHDDRTHFEFLILEGAQAGLSWQTILQRRENYRKAFEAFNPAKVADFDAQRVEELLGNEGIIRNRLKVESSIKNARHFLAIQEEFGSFDAYIWQFVDGRPIQNHWDTIQKVPAETKESLALSKDLKKRGFKFVGSTIMYAYMQAIGMVNDHTTDCFRYPQLID encoded by the coding sequence ATGTCTACGCGTTGTCGTTGGGTACAATTAAATAATCCCTTATATGTTGCCTATCACGATCTGGAGTGGGGGGTGCCCGTGCACGATGACCGTACTCACTTTGAATTTTTAATTTTAGAAGGAGCGCAAGCGGGTTTGAGTTGGCAAACGATTCTTCAAAGGCGCGAAAACTATCGGAAAGCCTTTGAGGCGTTTAATCCAGCCAAAGTAGCTGACTTTGATGCTCAAAGAGTGGAGGAGTTGCTCGGCAATGAAGGCATCATTCGCAATCGGTTGAAGGTCGAATCATCTATTAAAAATGCACGTCATTTTTTAGCCATTCAAGAGGAATTTGGCAGTTTTGATGCGTATATCTGGCAGTTTGTCGATGGGCGTCCTATTCAAAATCATTGGGATACGATTCAAAAGGTTCCGGCTGAAACTAAAGAATCGTTGGCATTGAGCAAGGATTTAAAAAAACGGGGATTTAAATTTGTCGGTTCTACCATCATGTATGCCTATATGCAGGCCATTGGAATGGTCAATGATCATACCACAGACTGTTTTCGTTACCCTCAACTAATCGATTAA